GCTCCTCCTAAAACCGCCCAAGGAAAGAAGTAGGTCGCCTGAGAATTGGAGAATTCCAAGAATCTGAATTTATTCTCTTCCCAGGCTTTGCCCAATAGAGAAACGGGTTCGGAACTTTCTCCTATGAGAAGGTAGAGTGCGAAAACTCCCCCGAAGATGTACACGAAATATTGCAATGTGTCTACCCAAACGACAGAACGGAATCCTCCCTGCATCGTATATGCGAGAGTGATTGCCGTAACTAAGAATAGAGTCGCGATTCCTATGGAGTATTGCCCAGGAGGGTTCGGTAAAAATCTAGACAAACCGATCTCCAGAAGCATCGCTACAGGTAATGTGGATGCGTAAAGTCTTACCCCGTCTCCTAAGACTCGAGTGATAGAGAACAATGCGGACATTGTCTTTTGGGAGGTCCTACCGTATTTCTTTCCCACCCATTCGTAGACCGAGAGAAAATTATGATGGTAAGTGATGGGAAGTAGAAAGAAGGCAACGATCGATCTTCCTAAAATATAACCGAGTACCACTTGCAGGAATGTGAAATTTCCAGAGTATCCGATTCCGGGAACGGAAAGGAAGGTCAAAGCGGAGGTTTCCGTCGCTACGATGGAAAGAGATAGGGGAATCCAAGAAAGAGTTCTACCGGCGAGATAGAATTCTTCCGTTCCTGAATTTTTAGCTCCGGATTTATATCCCGAATAGAGTACGATTGCGAAATAGAAAAATACGACTAGAGCGTCCGGCCATCCAAAATGCATATCCATGCATCCTTTCCGAATGCTTGGGTGATATGCAATGAAGAATTTCTTCTATTCCTCGAGCTTGGATTCTTCTCATATCCGAATGCGGAAAAGCAAATGACTGGTCAGGGAAGGGTCAAAGAATGGCCAAAAATCCGAAGACATGAAGAATCTTAAGTTCAAATTCCAAGTGAAGGTACCGGGAACGTCCGCCAATTTAGGTTCCGGCTTCGATCTCTTGGGTATGGCCTTTCGGATTTATAACGATTTCCATTTCGAATTCGGTAACGCCTCCGAATTCTCCCGAAAGGTAAAGGGATTCGAAGAAGCTCCCTTTTCCGACCGGGACGATTTGGTGCTCGAGTC
This sequence is a window from Leptospira wolffii serovar Khorat str. Khorat-H2. Protein-coding genes within it:
- a CDS encoding sodium:solute symporter family transporter, with protein sequence MHFGWPDALVVFFYFAIVLYSGYKSGAKNSGTEEFYLAGRTLSWIPLSLSIVATETSALTFLSVPGIGYSGNFTFLQVVLGYILGRSIVAFFLLPITYHHNFLSVYEWVGKKYGRTSQKTMSALFSITRVLGDGVRLYASTLPVAMLLEIGLSRFLPNPPGQYSIGIATLFLVTAITLAYTMQGGFRSVVWVDTLQYFVYIFGGVFALYLLIGESSEPVSLLGKAWEENKFRFLEFSNSQATYFFPWAVLGGALLSLGTHGADQMFVQRALAARNIKDSQKAMIGSGIAVFFQMILFLSIGTLLYYHFSGSSLNQDKVFSKFLVEEVPAPFLGLLLSGILASTMSTLSSSINSLSLTAKADFGWSLGGQKFSAFFFAVLLFLSSLFFFSLPEIYTKGLLELGLKISSFTVGSMVAVFLSEVIPYLKKRLVVSDPGLALSLGASILSTGILGTVKNYNFTILVPTGMVLFWTFAFLLGIFFKKEIK